In Bradyrhizobium paxllaeri, the genomic stretch GCGCTTCCGTTTTCCCCGCCTGCCGGCGATCATCGCCAGCCATTCGCGCCAGGCCAGCCGGATTTCGTGCCGGGCAAACCAGGTGAGCGCCGCGGCCGAACTCATGCGGCCGCCGCCTCGGCATCGACGAGCGCGATGAACATGTCTTCGAGGCTGGTGTCGCCGCGGCCGTTCTGCTGGCGCAACTCGGCAAGCGTGCCCTCGGCGACCAGCCGGCCTGCGGCGATGACGCCGATCCGGTCGGCCATCCGCTCGGCGACTTCGAGAATATGCGTCGTCATGATCACGGTGCAGCCGGAGCGCACCCGCTGCTGCAGCAATCCCTTGACGTGACGCGCGGAGAGCGCGTCGAGGCCGGTGAGTGGCTCGTCCAGGATGATCAGCCGGGGATCGTGAACCAGCGCGCCGGCCAGCGCCACCTTCTGACGCATGCCCTTGGAGAATCCCTCGCAGCGCTCGTGCAAATGCGGCTCCAGTCCGAGCGACACCAGAAGCTGGTGTGCGGAGGTTTCGGAAACCGTGGGATCGACACCCCAGAGGCCGGCGACGAATTCGAGATATTCCAGCGGCGTCAGCTTGTCATAGATCATCGGCTCGTCGGAAACCCAGGCCATGATCTGCTTGGCGGCGACGGGATCGGCGAGCGCATCGATGCCCAGAATGGAAACGGAGCCGGCGTCGGGCTTGAGCAGGCCGGCGACCATGCGCAGGGTCGTGGTCTTGCCGGCGCCGTTGGGGCCGAGCAGGGCATAGAACTCGCCGGTGCGAATGGTGAGATCGAGCGCGTCGACCGCCGGGCGGTCAAAACGCTTCGTTAACCCTCGCACCTCGAGCGCCAATACATCCGCTTTCATGATTTCGGAGCGATCCAGTTGTTCGTCGCGGACCATGAACCGAAGAACTTTCGGCGCGGTGAATCCGGTGGACCAAATCGCGCAAAACCCCGCAACTTCCCGGGCTGCGGCATTTCTCCGCAATTGTTAACGGCACAGTACGCAGCGCTTTGTTGACAGCGCTTGGTGCTTTGGGCTCAATGCAGCGGGACATGTGCGGCTGCTTCGTGGAATACCACGCAGCGTGTAGACACAAGATGCGGAAGAGGCGATCGACAGAATCGCCCGGCATCTGGGGAGGGAAATGATGCTGGACTTCGTTCAGCAGCTGGTGAGTGGCATTGCGCTCGGCTGCGTTTATGGCCTGATCGCGCTCGGTTTCGTGCTCGTTTACAAGGCAACCGAGGTCGTCAATTTCGCCCAGGGCGATTTGATGATGCTGGGCGGGTTCTTCGCCTTCACGTTCATCGGCATGCTTGGCCTCAATTACTGGCTTGGATTCGCCGGCGCCGTCGCGGCCATGGCGGCATTCGGCATGCTGGCGGAGCGCGTCGTCGTGCGTCCGATCCTCGGCTATCCGCAGTTTTCCATCATCATGGCGACGATCGGGCTAGGATACTTCCTGCGCTCGGTGGTCGGCATGATCTGGGGCACCGACGACTTCAAGATCGAGACGCCGTTCAGCGATGGCGTGTTGCGTATAGGCTCGCTGGTGCTGGCCTACGACAAGCTGTCGGTGATCGCGGCCACCATCATCCTTTGCGCGCTGCTGTATCTGTTCTTCAACCGCACCACGCTCGGCACCGCGATGCGTGCCAGCTCCGAGAACATGCTGGCTGCCTACTACATGGGCATTCCGGTCAAGCGCGTGGTGTCGATCGTGTGGGCGATCTCGGCAGCGGTGGCGACCGCGGCCGGCGTGCTGCTCGCGCCGATCACCTTCATTCACTCCAATGTCGGTCTGGTGCTGGGCCTGAAGGCGTTTCCCGCCGCGGTACTCGGTGGCTTCGGCTCGATTCCGGGCGCCGTGGTCGGCGGCGTGCTGATCGGCGTGATCGAGAGCATGGCCGGCTTCTACCTGCCCCAGGGCTGGAAGGACGTCGCGCCCTACATCGTTCTTCTGGTGGTGCTGCTGCTTAAACCCGAAGGCCTGTTCGGTGTTCATACGCGGAAGAAGGTCTGATGCGATTTCTTTTCAAAACGGACTACGAAGACGACATCAAGCTGTTTCCGCACAGCGGCTACTACGTCTCCTACGGCATCCTGATCGCGTTTCTTCTGATCGCGCCGTTCGTGCTGTCCAGCTACCTGGTCAGCCAGCTGGTGTTCGTCTGTATCTACGCCACCGTCGGCGTCGGGCTGATGATCCTCACCGGCTTCACTGGTCAGGCCTCGCTCGGCCATGCCGCCTTTCTCGCGATCGGCGCCTACACGGCGGCGTATCTGCAGCAATATGACGTGCCGTTTCCGGTCTACTTCCTGGCCGGCGGCCTGCTCACCGGCGTGGTTGGCGCGCTGGTCGGATTTCCGGCGCTGCGGCTGACGGGTATCTACCTCGTCATCGCGACGATCTCCTTTGCCTTCATCGTCGAGGAAGTGCTGGCCCGCTGGGAAAGCGTGACCCATGGCAACGAGGGCATGCGGGTCAAGACGCTGAGCCTGTTCGGGCAGGCGGTGCCGCAGAACGGTCCGACCTTCTACTATCTCTGTCTTGCCGTCCTGGTCCTCACCATCGTCGGCACGCTCAATCTCTTGCGCTCGCCGACGGGGCGCGCCTTCGTCGCGATCCGCGACAGCGAGACCGCGGCGCGCAGCATGGGCGTCAACGTTTCGCTCTACAAGGTGAAGTCGTTTGCGATCAGCGCTGGTATCACGGGGCTCGCCGGTGTGCTGTTCGCGCACAAGCTCTCCTTCATCTCCCCGGAAATGTTCACGTTGCAGCTCTCGATCGAGTTCATCATCGTGATCCTGATCGGCGGCACCTTCAGCCTGCACGGCGCGGTGCTCGGCGCGATCTTCCTGGTCATGATCGATCCGTTCCTGACCTACCTGAAGGACGACCTGCCAGGCATCATCGCAGGCGTCGCCGCAACCTTCGGCGCCGACAGCGTGACGGCCACCAAAATCCACGCCAATGCCGCGGCCATTGCCTCGGCCAACGGCCTGAAGGGCGCGATTTACGGCGTCATCATCGTGCTGTTCGTGCTGTTCGAGCCGCTCGGCCTGTACGGGCGATGGCTGAAGATAAAACTCTTCTTCCAGCTCTTCCCGCTCTACAAGCGCGCCACCTTCAAACGCCAAAAGATCTACGTGAAATCGGAGCGGAACCGATGAGCTATTTCCGTGCAGAGAACCTGTCGCTGCATTTCGGCGGCCTCAAGGCGGTCGATTCCGTCAGTTTCGCGGTGGAGAAGGGCGAAATCCTCTCGATCATCGGCCCCAACGGCGCGGGCAAGAGTTCGATCTTCAACCTGATCTCGCGGATCTATCCGCCGACCTCGGGCAAGATCTTCTTCGAGGACCAGGACATCACCGAGCAGCCGGCCTATGAGATCGCAGGCCTCGGCATTGCGCGCACCTTCCAGAACATCGAATTGTTCGAGAATGCGACCATGCTGAGCAACCTCCTGGTCGGCCGCCACCGGCATTCCACCACGCAGCTCTGGCAGGAATTGCTGTTCCTGCCGAGCGTGCGCGCCGGCGAAAAGCTTCATCGCCGTCGCGTCGAACAGGTGATCGAGTTCCTCGACCTCGAAGCCTATCGCGACAAACTGATCTCTGGACTTCCCTACGGCGTCCGCAAGGTGATCGAGCTCGCGCGTGCGCTATGCTCGGAGCCGAAGCTGATCCTGCTCGACGAGCCGTCGTCCGGGCTCAATGTCGAGGAAACCGAGGACATGTCGTTCTGGATCCGCGACATGAAGAGCGAACTCGGCATCACCGTCTTGATGGTCGAACACGACATGACGCTGGTCAATCGCGTTTCCGACCGCGTGATTGCGCTCAACTACGGCCGCGTGCTCGCGATGGGCTCGCCGTCGGAGGTGCAGCGCCATCCCGACGTCGTCGCCGCCTATCTCGGCGCATGAGGATGATGCCATGAGTGCTTCCGACATCATCCTCAAGCTCAGCAATATCGAGAGCTATTACGGGCCGATCATGGCCATCCGCGGCATCAGCCTGGAAGTGCCGCGCGGCCGCATCGTGACCCTGCTCGGCGCCAACGGCGCCGGCAAGACCACCGTGCTCAAGACCATCTCCGGCATTCTCGATCCCCAGAAGGGCTCGATCGAATTCCTGGGCAAGCCGATCCAGCGCATGGAGGCCGACAAGATCGTGCGGCTGGGCCTGAGCCATGTGCCGGAGGGACGCGAGGTGTTTCCGTTCCTGTCGGTGCGCGAAAACCTGATGATGGGGGCCTATCCGCGCAAGGACCGCGATGGCGTCGCCGAGGATCTCGACCGCGTCTACGGCTATTTCCCGCGGCTGAAGGAGCGCATCAACCAGCCCGCCGGGCAGCTTTCCGGCGGCGAGCAGCAGATGTTGGCGATCGGGCGGGCGCTGATGAACCGACCGACGCTGCTGCTTCTGGATGAGCCGTCGCTCGGGCTGTCGCCGATCCTGGTCAAGGAGATCTTTACCATCATCAAGCGCGTCAACGAGGAGCAGGGCATGTCCATCCTCCTCGTCGAGCAGAACGCCAAGGTGGCGCTGGAGACGGCGCATTACGGCTATGTGCTGGAAATCGGCCGGGTCGTGATGAACGACACCTGCGAGCGGCTGATGAATTCAAAGGACATCCAGGAGTTCTATCTCGGTGCCAAGGAAGAGGGCGCCCGCGGCGAACGACGCTGGAAAAAGAAGAAAACCTGGCGCTAGAGCATGATCCGGAAAAGTGGGTGCCGGTTTTCCGGCAAGATCATGCTCAAGTTCAAAGATGTCGCAGTTAAGACCTTGGCGTTACGAAGGAATTCGAGCTAAATTCGAGCCCTGCCTCGAAAGACAAGACCGGCTCTCAAGACCGGCGGTCGAGGCAGGCGACAGAGGGAGGAAGACGCATGGCCAGACCGGCAGTGCTGACGGTCGCCGACACGATCGCGAGGAGCTTTCTGAAGTCCGTGGAGGCGCGCGGCGACCGGCCGGCGATCCGCGAGAAGAAGTTCGGCATCTGGCAGCCGACCAGTTGGCGCGAGTGGCTGCAGATCTCGAAGGACATCGCCTTCGGCCTGCATGCGTCCGGTTTTCGGCCCGGCGACGTCGCCTCGATCATCGCCAACGCGGTGCCGGAATGGGTCTATGCCGACATGGGCATCCTGTGCGCCGGCGGCGTTTCCTCCGGCATCTACCCGACCGACTCCTCCTCGCAGGTCGAATATCTCATCAACGATTCCTCGACCAAGGTGATCTTCGCCGAAGACGAAGAACAGCTCGACAAGATCCTGGCCTGCCGTTCGCGCTGCCCGACGTTGCAGAAGATCGTCGTGTTCGACATGGAAGGCCTCCACGGCTTCAGCGATCCGATGGTGCTGTCGCTCGGAGAATTCATGGCGCTCGGGCGCAACCACGAGCAGGGCAACGAGGCGCTGTGGGACGAGATGATCGGAAGCCGCAACGCGAACGATCTCGCCATTCTCGTTTACACCTCCGGCACCACCGGCCCACCCAAGGGCGCGATGCATTCCAATCGCAGCGTGACGCATCAGATGCGCCACGCCAACGATCTGTTTCCGTCAAGCGACAACGAAGAGCGGCTGATATTCCTGCCGCTGTGTCATGTTGCCGAGCGGATCGGCGGCTACTACGTCTCGCTGGCGCTGGGATCGGTGATGAATTTCGCCGAGAGCCCGGAGACTGTGCCGGACAATCTGCGCGAGGTGCAGCCGACTGCCTTCCTCGCGGTGCCCAGGGTCTGGGAAAAGTTCTATTCCGGAATCACGATCGCGTTGAAGGATGCGACCACGTTCCAGAACTGGATGTACCGCAACGCGCTCGCGATTGGCAATCGCATGACGGAGTACAGGCTGCAGGGCGACACACCGCCATTGTCGCTGCGGCTCGCCAACCGCGCCGCCTATTATCTGGTGTTCCGCAACATCCGCCGCATGCTCGGGCTCGACCGTTGCCGGCTGGCTTTTACCGGCGCG encodes the following:
- a CDS encoding branched-chain amino acid ABC transporter permease gives rise to the protein MLDFVQQLVSGIALGCVYGLIALGFVLVYKATEVVNFAQGDLMMLGGFFAFTFIGMLGLNYWLGFAGAVAAMAAFGMLAERVVVRPILGYPQFSIIMATIGLGYFLRSVVGMIWGTDDFKIETPFSDGVLRIGSLVLAYDKLSVIAATIILCALLYLFFNRTTLGTAMRASSENMLAAYYMGIPVKRVVSIVWAISAAVATAAGVLLAPITFIHSNVGLVLGLKAFPAAVLGGFGSIPGAVVGGVLIGVIESMAGFYLPQGWKDVAPYIVLLVVLLLKPEGLFGVHTRKKV
- a CDS encoding ABC transporter ATP-binding protein, with the translated sequence MSYFRAENLSLHFGGLKAVDSVSFAVEKGEILSIIGPNGAGKSSIFNLISRIYPPTSGKIFFEDQDITEQPAYEIAGLGIARTFQNIELFENATMLSNLLVGRHRHSTTQLWQELLFLPSVRAGEKLHRRRVEQVIEFLDLEAYRDKLISGLPYGVRKVIELARALCSEPKLILLDEPSSGLNVEETEDMSFWIRDMKSELGITVLMVEHDMTLVNRVSDRVIALNYGRVLAMGSPSEVQRHPDVVAAYLGA
- a CDS encoding ABC transporter ATP-binding protein — encoded protein: MSASDIILKLSNIESYYGPIMAIRGISLEVPRGRIVTLLGANGAGKTTVLKTISGILDPQKGSIEFLGKPIQRMEADKIVRLGLSHVPEGREVFPFLSVRENLMMGAYPRKDRDGVAEDLDRVYGYFPRLKERINQPAGQLSGGEQQMLAIGRALMNRPTLLLLDEPSLGLSPILVKEIFTIIKRVNEEQGMSILLVEQNAKVALETAHYGYVLEIGRVVMNDTCERLMNSKDIQEFYLGAKEEGARGERRWKKKKTWR
- a CDS encoding ABC transporter ATP-binding protein: MKADVLALEVRGLTKRFDRPAVDALDLTIRTGEFYALLGPNGAGKTTTLRMVAGLLKPDAGSVSILGIDALADPVAAKQIMAWVSDEPMIYDKLTPLEYLEFVAGLWGVDPTVSETSAHQLLVSLGLEPHLHERCEGFSKGMRQKVALAGALVHDPRLIILDEPLTGLDALSARHVKGLLQQRVRSGCTVIMTTHILEVAERMADRIGVIAAGRLVAEGTLAELRQQNGRGDTSLEDMFIALVDAEAAAA
- a CDS encoding AMP-dependent synthetase/ligase; its protein translation is MARPAVLTVADTIARSFLKSVEARGDRPAIREKKFGIWQPTSWREWLQISKDIAFGLHASGFRPGDVASIIANAVPEWVYADMGILCAGGVSSGIYPTDSSSQVEYLINDSSTKVIFAEDEEQLDKILACRSRCPTLQKIVVFDMEGLHGFSDPMVLSLGEFMALGRNHEQGNEALWDEMIGSRNANDLAILVYTSGTTGPPKGAMHSNRSVTHQMRHANDLFPSSDNEERLIFLPLCHVAERIGGYYVSLALGSVMNFAESPETVPDNLREVQPTAFLAVPRVWEKFYSGITIALKDATTFQNWMYRNALAIGNRMTEYRLQGDTPPLSLRLANRAAYYLVFRNIRRMLGLDRCRLAFTGAAPIAPDLIRWYLALGIDMREVYGQTENCGVATVMPPDRIKLGSVGKAAPWGEVAISPQGEILIRGDFLFMGYLNQPEKTAETIDAKGWLHTGDVGSIDNEGFVRITDRMKDIIITSGGKNITPSEIENQLKFSPYVSDAVVIGDKRPYLTCLVMIDQENVEKFAQDHDIPFTNYASLCRAQEIQDLIQREIEAVNVNFARVETIKKFYLIERQLTPEDEELTPTMKLKRSFVNKRYAAEINAMYGERAVA
- a CDS encoding branched-chain amino acid ABC transporter permease; the protein is MRFLFKTDYEDDIKLFPHSGYYVSYGILIAFLLIAPFVLSSYLVSQLVFVCIYATVGVGLMILTGFTGQASLGHAAFLAIGAYTAAYLQQYDVPFPVYFLAGGLLTGVVGALVGFPALRLTGIYLVIATISFAFIVEEVLARWESVTHGNEGMRVKTLSLFGQAVPQNGPTFYYLCLAVLVLTIVGTLNLLRSPTGRAFVAIRDSETAARSMGVNVSLYKVKSFAISAGITGLAGVLFAHKLSFISPEMFTLQLSIEFIIVILIGGTFSLHGAVLGAIFLVMIDPFLTYLKDDLPGIIAGVAATFGADSVTATKIHANAAAIASANGLKGAIYGVIIVLFVLFEPLGLYGRWLKIKLFFQLFPLYKRATFKRQKIYVKSERNR